The DNA region TCGTCGCCACGCTCGCCTGCGGGTTCGGCCCGTTCCTCGTCGCGCCTGACGCCCTCGCCGCCCCCGCGGGGCGCAACAACGACCACGACTGCGACGCGTTCGAGGCCAACGACGACGCGATCCAAGGCGACTTGGACACCATCGACAACGTCGTGGCCGGTTATTACACCTATTGGGTCGGCAACAGCTACTTCGGCAACGAGCAGTACCCCGACTTCGACCCGGACGACATGAACACGATCCTGGCCACGACGAGCAGCCTTTCCGCCCGCGCGGACAATCTGAAAAAGGGCATGCAGACCAACGGGGCCAAACTCGCCCTTGAGCGCCTGGCGAACGACTCCCGCATGGTCCACGACACGGCGCTGAAAGTGCAGAGCGGCGAATACCGCGACCGCCAGCTCGGTTTCGCGAAAGACGTGCTCGGCCGCTCCGAGAACAACTACCACAACGCGCACTCTTTGGCGTGCAACGGCGACATCGTCGACCCGCAGCACTAGGGCGTGTCGCTTCCCTGAACCGCGTGCTGCATACTGGTCGCACAGATGCATTGGTTCGTGGAAAAGGGAAGCTTCATGTCTGTTCGTTCTGTCCTCGCGACTGCCCTCGCCATCGCTCCGCTCGCTCTTCCCGCGCCCGCGCAGGCGGACGGCAACGACTGCGACACGTTCCAAAGTTCCATCGCCATCCTCAAGGACGAGCTCAACGCCATGCAGGATGTCGCGCAGGAACTTCAAGACACTGCGGAGGGCGGGGACACGTCCCGCGTCGTGTCCGAGACAAAAAGGTTGAACCCCTTCCTCCAAGAGATCGCCAGCAATGCCGGGAAAGACGCGAACCGATTCGAGGACTCCACGTACCGCAGATCTGCTTTGAACATACGGGAACACGCGTTGCGCACGCTCAACGCGGATCAGCGCCTCCTGCAGTCCCCCAGCGACAGCACCTTCGCGACATGGCGCGACGCGTATGTGGCTTTGATAGACAACGTCAACATCTACGCCGATCTCAGCAGTGAGCCCTGCGGCCTCTGACTGCTCAGCTGAGCACGTCGAGCACGATCCACGCCGCTGCCGCTGAGGGCAGCAAGGAGTCGAGGCGGTCCATGATGCCGCCGTGGCCGGGCAGGAGCGTCCCCATGTCTTTGATGCCGAGATCGCGCTTGACCTGAGACTCGACCAGATCGCCGCCGGTCGCGGTGAGCACCATCAGCGCGCCCAGCGCGACGCCCACCCAGTACGGCTGGCCGAGCAACTGCCGCACGACGAGGATCGAGCCGACTTGGCTGAGCAGAACGGCCCCGGCAAAGCCCTCCCAGGACTTCGCGGGGCTGATCGCCGGCGCCATCGGGTGACGGCCGAAGAACACACCGGTCGCGTAACCGCCCACATCCGAACAGGCCACCACGACGAACAAGCACGCGAGCTGCTTCCAGCCGTCCGCGCCGCTCTGCACGAGCAAGACGGAAAACGACGCGAAGAAAGGCACCCAGGTCACGACAAAGAGCGTGTGGGTCACTTCGGCGACGTATTGGTCCGGCTTGCCGCTGAGCCCTTTGCGCAGCAAACACCAGACCATGCAGACCACGACCGTGGCCGCGTAGGCGGCGAGCATCCCGTGGGCGCCCTTGAAAAAGCTCGCCCAAATGATGCTCTGACCGCCGATGATCGCTGGCGCGTACAACGTCGCCACACCGTGCTCGTTGAACCGTTTTGCCACTTCAATCGTGGCGATGACCATCGCAACGGCGATCACGGCGACCCACAGCTTGGGAGCCAGCGCGAGCACGGCGACGATCATCGCGCCGAGGGAGACGCCGACAATGATCGCGGCGGCGAGGTCTCGCCCCGCCTTGGGCTTCTTCTTGGATTCGCCGGATCTGTCTGTTCGACCCTTCTCCGGCGGCCCCCCGGCTTCTGCCGTCATAGCGCGCATCACTCCTGGCCTCACGACGACAGCTCGATCACACCTCGAGCAGCTCGGCTTCTTTCTTCTTCACAAGTTCGTCAATGACGCCGACGAACCTCGCGGTCAGCTTATCGAGTTCTTTCTCGGCGCGGGCCACGTCGTCCTCGCCCGTCTGCCCCTCTTTCGAGAGCTTGCCGAGCTGTTCGTTCGCCTTGCGCCGCACGTTGCGCACCGTCACCCTGGCCTCTTCCGCCTTGCCTCGGGCCTGTTTGGCGAACTCTTTGCGCCGTTCCTCGGTGAGCGCTGGAATCGCCACCCGCACGACCTGGCCGTCGTTGCTCGGGTTCAGACCCAGGTCGCTCTTTTGGATCGCCTCCTCGATAGCGCGCAACTGTCCCGCCTCATAGGGCTTGATGACCACGAGGCGCGGGTCCGGGGTCTGCACGCTGGAAATCTGCGGGATCGGGGTCGGGGTGCCGTAGTAGTCCACTACCACCTTGGCGAAAAGCGAGGCTGTGGCGCGGCCTGTGCGGATGGCCGCGAAATCGTCCTTGGCCACTTCCACGGCCAATTCCATGCGCTCCTCGGCCTCGAAGAGAATCTCGTCAATCATTGTGTGTCCATTCTTCCCGAGCGAACCGCCGTCGCTTGCACCATCGCGTCCCAATTACCAACGAACGAGGGTGCCGATCCGCTCGCCCGACACCGCGCGGGCGATGTTGCCGGAAACGAGCAGATTGAACACCAGCATCGGCATCTTGTTGTCCCGGCACACTGCGAACGCTGCGGCGTCTGCCACTTTCAAGCCGCGCTCCAATGCCTCTTGGAACGTCAGCTCGTCGTATTTGACCGCGTCGGGGTTTTTCTTCGGATCGTCCGAATAGACGCCGTCAACCCCCTTCGCGAGCAGCACCACTTCGGCTCCGACTTCCAACGCGCGCTGCGCGGCGGTGGTGTCGGTGGAGAAATACGGCAAGCCCATGCCGGCGCCGAAGATGACCACACGGCCCTTCTCCAAGTGGCGCTTGGCCCGCAGCGGGATGTACGGTTCGGCGACCTGCCCCATCGTGATGGCTGTTTGCACGCGGGTGTCGATGCCCTTCTTCTGCAAGAAGTCCTGCAGGGCCAAGCAGTTCATGACCGTGCCGAGCATGCCCATGTAATCCGCGCGCGAGCGCTCCAAGCCGCGTTGCTGCAACTCGGCGCCTCGGAAGAAGTTGCCGCCGCCGATCACCACCGCGACCTGGACGCCCTGGGCGACCACATCGGCGATCTGCTCGGCGACCGCGTCCACAACGTCTGGGTCCACCCCGACGCTCCCGCCGCCGAACATCTCGCCGCCCAGTTTGAGCAGCACCCGGCCATACCCCTGACGAGGAGGCCGGTTGACGGATTCAGCGGTGGGAGCTTCAGTCATGGCGCGATCAGCTCTGGCCGACCTCGAACCGGACGAACCGGGTGACTTCGGCGCCAGCGGATTTGAGCTGGTTCGCGACTGTCTGCTTCGGATCGGCGACGCTCGCCTGCTCCAGCAGCACAGCTTCCTTGAAGAAAGCGCCCACTCGGCCTTCGACGATCTTCGCGATGGCCTGCTCGGGCTTGCCCTCGGACCGGGTGATCTCCTCGGCGACGCGGCGCTCTTGCTCGACGACGTCCTCGGGCACGTCCTCGCGGGAGAGGTACTTGGCCTTGAGCGCGGCGATCTGCTTCGCGGCCCAGTTCGCGGCCTCGGCGGCCTTGTCGCCGTCGCCGGTGTACTCCACGAGCACGCCGATCGCGGGCGGCAGGTCGGAGCTGCGCTGGTGCAAGTAGGTCGCGACTGTGCCGTCGAAGGACGCGACCCGGCCAAGGGCAAGTTTCTCGCCGATCTTCGCGGAAAGCTCGTCCACGGCCTCTTTCACCGTCTTGCCGTCGAGGTCGACAGCCTCGAGTTCGGCGGTGGACTGCGGCCGGGCAGTGGCGGCGGCCTTCACGATGCGCTCGGCGAGCGACTGGAAGTCACTGCCCTTGGCGACGAAGTCCGTCTCGCAGTTGAACTCGACGAGCACGCCGTCCGCGCTGGCCACCAAGCCCTCGGCGGTGGTCCGCTCCGCGCGCTTGCCGACGTCCTTGGCGCCTTTGACCCGGAGGATCTCCACCGCCTTGTCGAATTCGCCGTCGCTCTCGGCAAGAGCGTTCTTGCAGTCCATCATGCCCGAGCCGGTGAGGTCGCGCAGGCGTTTCACATCGGCGGCGGTGTAGTTCGCCATCCTCGTTCTCCCTTTAGGTCGTTGTTGTGCCAATACGTTTCACGAAGAAGCGCGTCAGGCCGTGGAGGCCGCGCCTTCCACGGACACGGCTTCCGCGGCGGCGGGCTCAGCGGCGGCAGGCTCCGCAGCCTCTGCGGCAGCGGGCTCTGCGGCCTCGCCGCCCTGGGCGAGCAGCTCCTGCTCCCACTCGGCAAGCGGCTCCGCCTCGCCGCCCTTGCCGCCGCGCTGGCTCGCGCGCTGCTGCAAACCGTCGGCCACCGCGGTGGCGACCACACGGGTGAGCAGCGCGGCGGAACGGATCGCGTCGTCGTTGGCCGGGATCGGGTAGTCGACCAAGTCGGGGTCGCAGTTCGTGTCGAGGATCGCGACCACCGGGATGCCGAGTTTGCGGGCCTCGCCGACGGCGATGTGCTCCTTGTTGGTGTCGACGACCCACAGCGCGGACGGCAGCTTGGCCATGTCGCGCAGGCCGCCAAGGCTGCGGTCGAGCTTGTTCATCTCACGGGTGAGGCCGAGGATCTCTTTCTTGGTGCGCCCGGAGAAGCCCCCGGTCTGCTCCATGGACTCGAGCTCTTTCAGGCGCTGCAGCCGCTTGTGGACGGTCTGGAAGTTCGTGAGCATGCCGCCGAGCCAGCGCTGGTTGACGTACGGCATGCCGACGCGGGCCGCCTCGGTCGCGATGGGCTCCTGGGCCTGCTTCTTGGTGCCGACGAAGAGGATCGTGCCGCCGTGCGCGACGGTCTCCTTGACGAACTCGTAGGCGCGGTCGATCGCGGTCAGCGTCTGCTGCAAGTCGATGATGTAAATGCCGTTGCGGTCGGTGAAGATGAAACGCTTCATCTTCGGGTTCCAACGGCGGGTCTGATGCCCGAAATGTGCGCCGCTGTCGAGCAGCTGCCGCATAGTCACCACAGCCATGGTGCATGCACCCCTTCATACAGTGAGGAACAACGTTCCTCTGGTCGGTTCTGCCTGGACCGGTCGGCCCAAAGCCCTGGCGCCAGTCTCAGCGGCACGCCCGTCGTCCTCTGGGTCCGACGGGACCGTCCTGCCGTGAGCGCTTCCCCTCAAAAATTTGAAAGGCCCTCGTGAGAGGGGTTTCTGGCACGCGAAGTCACCGCCGAAGCGGTGCGCTCACGAGTTTAACAGGGAATGCGCCCAATCCGCCAATCCGTCCAACTGCCGCTCAGCGGCAGCCCGAGCCCCTGGCAGGGCGGCCGCGTCCGGGACCGGCTCGGTCGCTTCGAGGTAGATCTTCAGCTTCGGCTCCGTGCCGGAAGGGCGGACCACCACGCGCAGGCTGTCGCTGGTCATGACCACCGCGTCCGTGCTCGGCCCGCGCGCTGGCCGAGCGAGGTCTTCGAATCGGGCAGGCTCGCCCCGCAGCTCGGCCGGCGGTTCGGCGCGCAACTTCGCCATGGCCGCCGAAATGCCGCCGAGATGGGGGAACCGCAAGGAAACCTGCCTGGTCGCGTACACCCCGAGCTCCACGGCGTACTCGTCGAGGACCTGTTGGACGGTGCGCCCCCGCGCCTTGAGGTCCGCGACGAGGTCGGCCGCGAGCACCGCCGCGCTGATCCCGTCCTTGTCGCGCACCGCGTCAGGGTCCACACAATGCCCGATGGCCTCCTCGTACGCGTACACAAGGGTTCCCGGCAGCCCCTCACCCGCGCGGACCAGCCATTTGAACCCGGTCAAGGTGCGCACGTGCCGGGTGAGCCGCGCTTCGGCGAGGGCTTGCAGCTGGCGCGAGGAGACGACGGTGCTCGCGGTGATCGGGTCTTCCGTGGGCGAATTGTCCAGGACCCAGCCGCCGAGGAGGACGCCCGCCTCGTCCCCGGTGAGCATCCGCCAGCCGCCGTCTGAGGGCACGCCGAGCGCGAGGCGGTCCGCGTCCGGGTCCAACGCCACGGCCAGATCCGCGCCCACACGCGCGGCCAATGCCAGCAGGAGGTCCGTCGCGCCAGGCTCCTCCGGATTCGGGAAGGGCGCCGTCGGGAAGTCGGGGTCCGGCTCGAACTGCTCCGCGACCACATGCACGTCCTCGAACCCGGCCCTGCGCAGCGCTTCGACTGCGATGTTCCCGCCGACGCCGTGCATCGGCGTCAACGCGATCCGCGCGGCGCGGGCGCTGCTGTGCCCGACGGCGCCCACCCGGTCGAGATACGTCTGCACGGCGTCGTCGACATGCGGTTTCGGCACGAGGGCGCTGCGCGGAACCTGGTTGGCCGGAGCAGTCGCCGCAAGAGCCGCCTCGATCTCCCGGTCCAACGGCGGCAAAAGTTGCGCGCCGTCGCTCACATAGACTTTGTAGCCGTTGTCCTGCGGCGGATTGTGGCTCGCGGTGATCTGCACGCCTGCCGCCGCGCACCACCATTTCACAATGAAGGCGGTGACCGGGGTCGGCAGGCTGCTCGGCAGCGCGAGCACGTCGAAGCCCGCAGCGGCGAACACCTCCGCTGCCGCTTGGGCGAATTGCGCGGAACGGTGGCGCGCGTCGCAGCCCACCACGACCGTCTCCCCCTGCAACCCCTGCTCGACGAGCCAATCGGCGAGGCCCCGACTGGCTCGGACGACCACGGCGAGGTTCATCCCGTTCGGCCCGGCGCGCATCTGCCCGCGCAAACCCGCCGTGCCGAAGGCAAGCGGGGCGGCGAACCGGTCCGCCAGCTCGTCCCATGCCTGCGCGGCGAGCAACGCGCGCAGCTCGTCGCGGTCCCCCGGATCTGGGTCGGCTTCAATCCAAGCCTCGACCTGGGCGGCGAGCTCGCGGACAGCTCCGGCCAGCGGCGCTCCTCGCTGTTCGCCCATAGCCGCGCGATCCTGCGTCATAGCCTGGAGATAATCGTGCGCAGCAGGCCCCCGACCCTGGTCGCGGCCAGATGCCCCTCTTCGAGCACTTCGGCATGGTTCAACGACTTCCCCGCGAGCCCTGCGGCGATGTTGGTCACCAATGACACGCCAAGCACTTCCAAGCCCGCCGCCCGCGCGGCGATGGTCTCGTGGACCGTGGACATGCCCACAAGGTCGGCTCCCAGCACCTGCAGCGACCTGACCTCGGCGGGAGTCTCGTAATGCGGCCCAGGCAGGCCCGCGTACACGCCTTCGGCCAAGCTCGGGTCCACCTCGCGGGCGAGCGCCCGCAGCCTGGGCGAGTACGCGTCGGTGAGGTCGACGAACTTCGGGCCTCGCAACGGCGAGCGGGCAGTGAGGTTGAGATGGTCGCTGATGAGCACGGGTTGTCCCACCCGGTACTGCGGGCTCAGGCCGCCCGCCGCGTTCGTCAGGATCACGGTGCGCGCCCCCGCCGCCGCCGCGACCCGCACACCGTGGACGACATAGGCGAGGTCATGGCCCTCGTACGCGTGTGTGCGCCCCACCAGGGCGAGGACGCGTTGGGCTCCGACCGGGATGGACAAGGCGAGGCCCTGGTGGCCGGAGACCCCTGGTGCGAGAAAGCCCGGCAGCTCGGCCATCGGCGCCACCGAACTCGGCTCCCCGAGCCGGTCCACGGCCGGGGCCCAACCAGAACCGAGCACCACGGCGACCGAATGGCTCGCCACCCCCGTGCGTTTGGCGAGCTCGTCAGCCGCGATCTGCGCCGCCTGCTCGGGGTTCTCGAGGACGTGCGCCGTCTCCACAGTCATGCGAGGCAGCGTACCTTGCCCTGCAATAAGCGCGCCTGCTTGTTCCTCAGGGCGCCATGCCTCGTCGCAAATTCCAGTACAGTGTCCAGGTGACGTTGACCCAGCCCGCCATCGGAGGTTCTGCGCCGCTGTCGTGGCAGCTGGACTCGTGGCTGGCGGCGCGCGGCGAGGACTTGGTCCGGTGGCGGAGGCAATTGCACGAGCACCCGGAGCTCTCCCGCCATGAGCATGCGACCACCGCCTTCCTCGAAGGCCAACTGCGCGCGTTGGGGCTGGCCCCGAAGCGGTTGCCCGTCGGCGTCGGTTTGGTGTGCGACATCGGGCCGGAGTCCGCCAGGGGCCGCGTCGCGTTGCGCGCCGACCTGGACGCGCTGCCGGTCGCGGAGGCCACCGGCCTCGACTTCGCCTCGCGCGTCGACGGGGTCAGCCACGCGTGCGGCCACGACCTGCACGCTGCGATCCTGCTCGGAGTCGCGGCGTTCCTCGCCGCGCAGCCGGACCTGCCGATCGGAGTCCGGCTGATCTTCCAGCCCGCCGAGGAAGTCATGCCCGGCGGAGCGCTCGACGTCGTCGCGGCGGGCGGGCTTGCCGGGGTGGAGCGGATCTTCGCCGTGCATTGCGACCCGCATCTGCAAGTCGGCAAAATCGGCCTGAAAGAGGGCGCGATCACCTCTGCGG from Segniliparus rotundus DSM 44985 includes:
- a CDS encoding phosphatidate cytidylyltransferase; translated protein: MTAEAGGPPEKGRTDRSGESKKKPKAGRDLAAAIIVGVSLGAMIVAVLALAPKLWVAVIAVAMVIATIEVAKRFNEHGVATLYAPAIIGGQSIIWASFFKGAHGMLAAYAATVVVCMVWCLLRKGLSGKPDQYVAEVTHTLFVVTWVPFFASFSVLLVQSGADGWKQLACLFVVVACSDVGGYATGVFFGRHPMAPAISPAKSWEGFAGAVLLSQVGSILVVRQLLGQPYWVGVALGALMVLTATGGDLVESQVKRDLGIKDMGTLLPGHGGIMDRLDSLLPSAAAAWIVLDVLS
- the frr gene encoding ribosome recycling factor, whose translation is MIDEILFEAEERMELAVEVAKDDFAAIRTGRATASLFAKVVVDYYGTPTPIPQISSVQTPDPRLVVIKPYEAGQLRAIEEAIQKSDLGLNPSNDGQVVRVAIPALTEERRKEFAKQARGKAEEARVTVRNVRRKANEQLGKLSKEGQTGEDDVARAEKELDKLTARFVGVIDELVKKKEAELLEV
- the pyrH gene encoding UMP kinase, translated to MTEAPTAESVNRPPRQGYGRVLLKLGGEMFGGGSVGVDPDVVDAVAEQIADVVAQGVQVAVVIGGGNFFRGAELQQRGLERSRADYMGMLGTVMNCLALQDFLQKKGIDTRVQTAITMGQVAEPYIPLRAKRHLEKGRVVIFGAGMGLPYFSTDTTAAQRALEVGAEVVLLAKGVDGVYSDDPKKNPDAVKYDELTFQEALERGLKVADAAAFAVCRDNKMPMLVFNLLVSGNIARAVSGERIGTLVRW
- the tsf gene encoding translation elongation factor Ts, producing the protein MANYTAADVKRLRDLTGSGMMDCKNALAESDGEFDKAVEILRVKGAKDVGKRAERTTAEGLVASADGVLVEFNCETDFVAKGSDFQSLAERIVKAAATARPQSTAELEAVDLDGKTVKEAVDELSAKIGEKLALGRVASFDGTVATYLHQRSSDLPPAIGVLVEYTGDGDKAAEAANWAAKQIAALKAKYLSREDVPEDVVEQERRVAEEITRSEGKPEQAIAKIVEGRVGAFFKEAVLLEQASVADPKQTVANQLKSAGAEVTRFVRFEVGQS
- the rpsB gene encoding 30S ribosomal protein S2, translated to MAVVTMRQLLDSGAHFGHQTRRWNPKMKRFIFTDRNGIYIIDLQQTLTAIDRAYEFVKETVAHGGTILFVGTKKQAQEPIATEAARVGMPYVNQRWLGGMLTNFQTVHKRLQRLKELESMEQTGGFSGRTKKEILGLTREMNKLDRSLGGLRDMAKLPSALWVVDTNKEHIAVGEARKLGIPVVAILDTNCDPDLVDYPIPANDDAIRSAALLTRVVATAVADGLQQRASQRGGKGGEAEPLAEWEQELLAQGGEAAEPAAAEAAEPAAAEPAAAEAVSVEGAASTA
- a CDS encoding phospho-sugar mutase, with the protein product MGEQRGAPLAGAVRELAAQVEAWIEADPDPGDRDELRALLAAQAWDELADRFAAPLAFGTAGLRGQMRAGPNGMNLAVVVRASRGLADWLVEQGLQGETVVVGCDARHRSAQFAQAAAEVFAAAGFDVLALPSSLPTPVTAFIVKWWCAAAGVQITASHNPPQDNGYKVYVSDGAQLLPPLDREIEAALAATAPANQVPRSALVPKPHVDDAVQTYLDRVGAVGHSSARAARIALTPMHGVGGNIAVEALRRAGFEDVHVVAEQFEPDPDFPTAPFPNPEEPGATDLLLALAARVGADLAVALDPDADRLALGVPSDGGWRMLTGDEAGVLLGGWVLDNSPTEDPITASTVVSSRQLQALAEARLTRHVRTLTGFKWLVRAGEGLPGTLVYAYEEAIGHCVDPDAVRDKDGISAAVLAADLVADLKARGRTVQQVLDEYAVELGVYATRQVSLRFPHLGGISAAMAKLRAEPPAELRGEPARFEDLARPARGPSTDAVVMTSDSLRVVVRPSGTEPKLKIYLEATEPVPDAAALPGARAAAERQLDGLADWAHSLLNS
- a CDS encoding purine-nucleoside phosphorylase, producing MTVETAHVLENPEQAAQIAADELAKRTGVASHSVAVVLGSGWAPAVDRLGEPSSVAPMAELPGFLAPGVSGHQGLALSIPVGAQRVLALVGRTHAYEGHDLAYVVHGVRVAAAAGARTVILTNAAGGLSPQYRVGQPVLISDHLNLTARSPLRGPKFVDLTDAYSPRLRALAREVDPSLAEGVYAGLPGPHYETPAEVRSLQVLGADLVGMSTVHETIAARAAGLEVLGVSLVTNIAAGLAGKSLNHAEVLEEGHLAATRVGGLLRTIISRL